In a single window of the Pseudochaenichthys georgianus chromosome 16, fPseGeo1.2, whole genome shotgun sequence genome:
- the LOC139435399 gene encoding uncharacterized protein, translating into MTWLVIGYGLSLQSPSDLGKEQKNDPTLQALYSQVLPDEEFRSAARGYFLQDGLLVRKWVPQGDCFMGEEVVQVVLPSKLRLTVLQTAHDGIAGHLGVKKTYNRVGRYFYWPLLKKDIAAFIKTCNTCQLTGKPNQVIKPAPLYPIPVVGNPFEHLIVDCVGPLPRSKAGNNFLLTVMCQATRYPAAYPLRNITTRSVVKALTQFITIFGLPKIIQSDQGTNFTSKLFAEVLQQLNIKHSQSSAYHPQSQGALERFHQSLKSLLRSYCTELEGDWEEGLPWLMLAAREVSQGSLGFSPNDLVFGHNVRGPLATLHEDWQAKKAPSSLIDYVHGFKHRLYRANQMAREKLQSAQTKMKSLYDRRAELCELSPGDQVLALLPVVGSPFQAKFSGPYTVSKKLSDLNYLIATPDRKKSVQFCHINLLKPYFSHAAVVTVGHPSPSLDVGAGVKVEEEYSPDDGLLRGRLKNSESLANLGGMLGHLTEPRRTELVDLVKNYPCLFGDTPSRTHLIEHDIEVGDAKPVRQRFYRMSPDKREHLEAEVKYMLENNIAEPCASSWSSPCLLVTKPDGTFRPCTDLRKVNLVTKPDSFPLPRMEDCVDQVGSAKFVSKFDLLKGYWQVPLTARAREIASFITSSGLYSYTVMPFGLRNAPATFQRLMNQVVSGLAGCAVYLDDVVVYSDTWEEHLQHINALFERLAWACLTVNLAKCEFAKATVTYLGKVVGQGQVKPVRAKVLAIDRFPVPTTRKELSRFLGMVGYYRGFCQNFSTVVAPLTSLLSPKVKFEWSPRCQQAFEAAKTVLCSAPVLAAPQMDQPFILHVDASKVGAGAVLAQVDESGSECPVGGS; encoded by the exons ATGACCTGGCTGGTGATCGGGTATGGCCTGAGTCTCCAATCTCCCAG TGACCTTGGGAAAGAGCAAAAGAACGATCCCACCCTGCAGGCTCTGTACAGCCAAGTTCTACCGGATGAGGAGTTCAGAAGTGCAGCccgtggttattttctccaggaCGGTTTGTTGGTGAGAAAGTGGGTTCCCCAGGGAGATTGTTTTATGGGTGAGGAAGTTGTGCAAGTTGTGTTACCCAGTAAGTTAAGACTCACTGTGCTTCAGACTGCTCATGATGGCATTGCAGGTCATCTCGGTGTGAAGAAAACATATAATCGGGTTGGCCGTTATTTTTACTGGCCACTTCTGAAGAAAGACATTGCTGCTTTCATTAAAACTTGCAACACTTGTCAGTTGACTGGCAAACCAAATCAGGTCATTAAACCTGCGCCTCTGTATCCAATTCCAGTTGTTGGTAATCCATTTGAGCATCTGATTGTAGATTGTGTTGGACCATTACCACGCTCCAAAGCAGGGAACAACTTTTTGCTTACAGTCATGTGTCAGGCTACACGTTATCCTGCTGCCTATCCCCTTAGGAATATCACCACCAGGTCAGTTGTAAAAGCGCTGACACAATTTATAACTATTTTTGGTCTCCCGAAGATCATCCAGTCAGATCAGGGGACTAACTTCACTTCAAAGTTGTTTGCCGAGGTGTTACAGCAGTTGAATATCAAACATTCACAGTCAAGTGCCTATCATCCTCAGAGCCAGGGAGCACTTGAGAGGTTCCACCAATCCTTGAAGTCTCTCCTCCGTTCATATTGTACGGAGTTGGAAGGTGACTGGGAAGAAGGGTTACCCTGGTTGATGCTGGCGGCAAGGGAGGTTTCACAGGGGAGTTTGGGTTTTAGCCCTAATGACCTGGTTTTTGGTCACAATGTAAGGGGCCCGTTGGCCACCCTACACGAGGATTGGCAAGCCAAGAAGGCCCCGTCAAGTTTGATAGACTATGTCCATGGTTTCAAACACCGCTTGTATCGGGCTAATCAAATGGCAAGAGAAAAGCTACAGTCTGCTCAAACTAAAATGAAAAGCCTCTATGATCGACGTGCAGAACTTTGTGAGTTGAGTCCTGGGGATCAGGTTTTAGCACTGCTGCCTGTAGTTGGCTCCCCGTTTCAGGCCAAGTTCTCTGGCCCTTATACAGTGTCCAAGAAGTTGTCAGACCTCAACTATTTGATAGCGACCCCTGACCGGAAGAAGTCGGTGCAGTTTTGCCATATAAACTTGCTAAAACCGTATTTTTCCC ATGCTGCAGTGGTGACAGTGGGTCACCCGTCACCATCTCTGGATGTGGGGGCAGGGGTTAAGGTTGAAGAGGAGTATTCCCCAGATGATGGTCTGTTGAGAGGACGGCTTAAGAATTCGGAGTCACTGGCTAATCTGGGTGGAATGCTGGGTCATTTAACCGAACCGCGGCGCACAGAGTTGGTCGATCTAGTTAAAAACTACCCCTGCCTGTTTGGAGACACTCCATCTCGCACCCACCTTATAGAACACGATATTGAGGTGGGTGATGCTAAACCGGTACGACAGCGTTTTTACCGCATGTCTCCGGACAAACGAGAGCATTTAGAGGCAGAAGTTAAGTATATGCTGGAGAATAACATTGCTGAGCCGTGTGCTTCTAGTTGGTCTTCTCCTTGTTTGCTGGTTACGAAACCAGATGGTACATTTAGACCATGTACTGATCTCCGCAAGGTGAATTtagtgaccaaacctgactcgtTTCCACTCCCTCGCATGGAGGACTGTGTGGACCAGGTCGGTTCTGCTAAGTTTGTCAGTAAATTTGACCTGCTAAAGGGTTACTGGCAGGTCCCGTTAACGGCAAGAGCTAGGGAGATCGCCTCATTTATCACGTCCAGTGGGTTGTACTCATACACCGTAATGCCATTTGGGTTACGAAAtgccccagccacgtttcaacgCCTGATGAACCAGGTGGTGTCAGGTCTTGCTGGCTGTGCTGTGTATCTGGATGATGTTGTGGTATACAGTGACACTTGGGAGGAACATCTCCAACACATTAATGCGCTGTTTGAACGTCTTGCCTGGGCTTGTCTGACCGTTAACTTGGCAAAGTGTGAGTTTGCTAAGGCAACGGTCACCTACCTGGGTAAAGTagttggccaaggacaggttaagCCAGTGAGGGCAAAGGTGCTGGCAATTGACCGGTTCCCTGTTCCCACAACCAGAAAAGAACTCTCTCGTTTTCTGGGCATGGTGGGGTACTATCGTGGGTTCTGTCAGAATTTCTCTACGGTGGTTGCGCCCCTCACCTCTCTTCTCAGTCCTAAGGTCAAGTTTGAATGGTCTCCTCGATGTCAACAGGCTTTTGAGGCTGCGAAAACTGTGTTGTGCTCGGCTCCTGTCCTAGCAGCACCCCAGATGGACCAGCCCTTCATTCTTCATGTGGATGCTAGTAAGGTTGGAGCTGGGGCTGTACTCGCGCAGGTTGATGAGAGCGGCTCCGAATGCCCG GTTGGAGGATCCTAG